Proteins encoded within one genomic window of Anopheles gambiae chromosome 3, idAnoGambNW_F1_1, whole genome shotgun sequence:
- the LOC1270858 gene encoding cysteine-rich motor neuron 1 protein isoform X2 yields MASSRRPVQTMALVVFVIASLLATSCTADESATDLATRCQSVQCPTSCPPDSYLQSPLDLGYADEYDESDSNEREKRAIAMNTNAHGPIKIIPSALQFPYANSVQRLHRHLAKRDTIESPSAAQTDYAELQQLCCPRCTCLPCPEQPVCPPDTKPLIVDQQELQHGQPGNCCPAVHCQPEPVMCFSSTHRTSYPTNATWQEDACTVCRCEAGEPKCQTSLCKPLNCEHKLELPNVCCPVCDPAKSIFCEEHNCAIWCKYGYERRTDGCALCKCLTSPLPAAPIEVIVASTTARTSQDEASLTVNGHAGDALQDGKQETADRKDGWFNDLRIVLLLAGAVLLLLVIVTLLYRQVTIESVKKWLKLLFRCNQLPQRKTAYNRVSSTAPPIAPTPAPTGVQANDSSMA; encoded by the coding sequence ATCTCGCAACACGTTGCCAAAGCGTGCAGTGTCCGACGAGCTGCCCACCGGACAGCTACCTGCAAAGCCCGCTCGATCTCGGTTACGCCGACGAGTACGATGAGTCCGACTCGAATGAGCGCGAAAAGCGCGCGATCGCCATGAACACCAATGCGCACGGACCGATCAAGATCATCCCGAGTGCGCTGCAGTTCCCGTACGCCAACAGTGTCCAGCGGCTCCATCGGCATCTGGCCAAGCGGGACACGATCGAATCGCCCTCCGCCGCCCAAACCGACTACGCCGAGCTGCAGCAACTCTGCTGCCCACGGTGCACCTGTCTGCCCTGCCCGGAGCAACCGGTCTGTCCGCCCGACACCAAGCCACTGATCGTGGACCAGCAGGAACTGCAGCACGGTCAGCCGGGCAACTGCTGCCCGGCCGTACACTGTCAGCCCGAACCGGTCATGTGCTTCTCGAGCACTCATCGCACCTCCTACCCGACCAATGCGACCTGGCAGGAGGATGCGTGCACCGTTTGCCGGTGCGAGGCCGGCGAGCCCAAGTGTCAAACTTCGCTCTGCAAACCACTGAACTGCGAGCACAAGCTGGAGCTACCCAACGTGTGCTGCCCGGTGTGCGATCCGGCCAAGTCCATCTTCTGCGAGGAGCACAACTGTGCGATCTGGTGCAAGTATGGGTACGAACGGCGCACCGATGGCTGTGCGCTGTGCAAGTGTCTCACGTCGCCGCTGCCTGCAGCGCCGATCGAGGTGATAGTCGCGAGTACTACCGCCAGGACGAGCCAGGACGAGGCGAGCCTCACGGTCAACGGTCACGCTGGGGACGCTTTGCAGGACGGCAAACAGGAAACGGCGGACCGGAAGGATGGTTGGTTCAATGATTTGCGcattgtgttgctgctggcgggtgccgtgctgctgctgctcgtcatTGTTACCCTACTCTATCGGCAGGTCACCATCGAGAGCGTGAAGAAGTGGCTCAAGCTGCTGTTCCGCTGCAACCAGCTGCCGCAGCGCAAAACGGCCTACAACCGGGTGTCCAGTACGGCGCCACCGATTGCGCCTACTCCTGCTCCGACCGGTGTCCAAGCGAACGACAGCAGTATGGCCTAA